A region of Scylla paramamosain isolate STU-SP2022 unplaced genomic scaffold, ASM3559412v1 Contig56, whole genome shotgun sequence DNA encodes the following proteins:
- the LOC135098329 gene encoding uncharacterized protein LOC135098329 isoform X2 has translation MQVPYNYLSRVFSPQQNLKKLGLRSLQCDSRRCTATVENNCVKYNGYNMKVQFILKPSSKKVKNPLVKYGAVNSEGRATIALKDLLPFTNYTVTANPANDVGAATDPSLTKETSFIAISQCYWNPRTRAEIDAKTTLRFTWNGLRSNNGNPGYYTLTFLDGGDKSTVKNVTDTEIKFAHLTPGKKYTLEVKECFTTVHCDILTTLEKWTEPEKPRVLEKTELQTTTDTTITIQLPVLQNPPGMHWILLRKYSGGGDEYHTRKQDTEKKALVMVRTERAKERKEAQARRRNRRSADPGENDHSLRIVAKIEVVEEKNPEELVVVGGDWHGGKGLESDTEYIVFIVTETRAGE, from the exons ATGCAAGTCCCTTATAACTACCTTAGTCGTGTGTTCTCACCCCAACAGAACCTGAAGAAGCTAGGGTTGAGAAGTCTTCAGTGTGATTCCAGAAGATGCACAGCTACCGTGGAAAACAATTGCGTTAAATATAATGGTTACAATATGAAAGTGCAATTCATTCTGAAGCCATCGAGTAAGAAAGTCAAGAATCCCCTCGTTAAATACGGTGCCGTCAATTCTGAGGGAAGAGCAACGATAGCATTAAAAGATCTGCTGCCCTTTACGAACTACACCGTAACCGCCAACCCTGCCAACGACGTGGGCGCCGCCACCGACCCCTCCCTCACCAAAGAAACCTCCTTCATCGCAATTTCCCAAT GCTATTGGAATCCAAGGACTAGGGCAGAGATTGACGCAAAAACAACCCTGCGCTTCACTTGGAACGGACTTCGGAGTAACAATGGCAACCCTGGTTACTACACACTCACATTCTTGGATGGAGGAGACAAGAGCACTGTGAAAAATGTCACCGATACTGAAATCAAA TTTGCTCACCTGACTCCAGGCAAAAAGTACACGTTAGAAGTGAAGGAGTGCTTTACAACAGTGCACTGTGACATACTGACGACACTTGAAAAATGGACGGAACCAGAGAAGCCACGAGTGCTGGAAAAAACAGAACTCCAGACAACAacagacaccaccatcaccatccagcTGCCCGTCCTGCAGAACCCTCcagg AATGCACTGGATATTGCTGAGGAAatacagcggcggcggcgacgaatATCACACAAGGAAGCAAGACACTGAGAAGAAAGCACTGGTAATGGTTCGCACAGAAAgggcgaaggaaaggaaggaggcgcaggcaaggaggaggaatcgTCGTTCCGCTGATCCAGGAGAAAACGATCACTCGTTGCGAATTGTGGCTAAGATCGAggtg gtggaggaaaagaaccccgaggagttagtggtggtgggaggcgaCTGGCATGGAGGGAAGGGTCTGGAAAGCGACACTGAGTACATTGTGTTCATAGTGACGGAGACCAGGGCAGGtgagtga
- the LOC135098329 gene encoding uncharacterized protein LOC135098329 isoform X1, producing the protein MQVPYNYLSRVFSPQQNLKKLGLRSLQCDSRRCTATVENNCVKYNGYNMKVQFILKPSSKKVKNPLVKYGAVNSEGRATIALKDLLPFTNYTVTANPANDVGAATDPSLTKETSFIAISQCYWNPRTRAEIDAKTTLRFTWNGLRSNNGNPGYYTLTFLDGGDKSTVKNVTDTEIKFAHLTPGKKYTLEVKECFTTVHCDILTTLEKWTEPEKPRVLEKTELQTTTDTTITIQLPVLQNPPGMHWILLRKYSGGGDEYHTRKQDTEKKALVMVRTERAKERKEAQARRRNRRSADPGENDHSLRIVAKIEVVSVCVCVCVCVCVCVCVCVCVCVCVCVCVCVCVCVCVCVVDTFHYLLKGKLRTETRTTKESIHIFLFLLVLVH; encoded by the exons ATGCAAGTCCCTTATAACTACCTTAGTCGTGTGTTCTCACCCCAACAGAACCTGAAGAAGCTAGGGTTGAGAAGTCTTCAGTGTGATTCCAGAAGATGCACAGCTACCGTGGAAAACAATTGCGTTAAATATAATGGTTACAATATGAAAGTGCAATTCATTCTGAAGCCATCGAGTAAGAAAGTCAAGAATCCCCTCGTTAAATACGGTGCCGTCAATTCTGAGGGAAGAGCAACGATAGCATTAAAAGATCTGCTGCCCTTTACGAACTACACCGTAACCGCCAACCCTGCCAACGACGTGGGCGCCGCCACCGACCCCTCCCTCACCAAAGAAACCTCCTTCATCGCAATTTCCCAAT GCTATTGGAATCCAAGGACTAGGGCAGAGATTGACGCAAAAACAACCCTGCGCTTCACTTGGAACGGACTTCGGAGTAACAATGGCAACCCTGGTTACTACACACTCACATTCTTGGATGGAGGAGACAAGAGCACTGTGAAAAATGTCACCGATACTGAAATCAAA TTTGCTCACCTGACTCCAGGCAAAAAGTACACGTTAGAAGTGAAGGAGTGCTTTACAACAGTGCACTGTGACATACTGACGACACTTGAAAAATGGACGGAACCAGAGAAGCCACGAGTGCTGGAAAAAACAGAACTCCAGACAACAacagacaccaccatcaccatccagcTGCCCGTCCTGCAGAACCCTCcagg AATGCACTGGATATTGCTGAGGAAatacagcggcggcggcgacgaatATCACACAAGGAAGCAAGACACTGAGAAGAAAGCACTGGTAATGGTTCGCACAGAAAgggcgaaggaaaggaaggaggcgcaggcaaggaggaggaatcgTCGTTCCGCTGATCCAGGAGAAAACGATCACTCGTTGCGAATTGTGGCTAAGATCGAggtggtaagtgtgtgtgtgtgtgtgtgtgtgtgtgtgtgtgtgtgtgtgtgtgtgtgtgtgtgtgtgtgtgtgtgtgtgtgtgtgtgtgtgtgtgtgtgtgtgtgtgtgtgtgtgtgtgtagttgacaCTTTTCACTATTTACTGAAGGGGAAACTGAGAACGGAGACTAGGACCACAAAAGAAAGTATACatattttcctatttctatTGGTATTAGTACATTAA